A DNA window from Verrucomicrobiia bacterium contains the following coding sequences:
- a CDS encoding NINE protein: protein MSAAVCPYCRAPMLADETNVLLCPGCSTPHHSDCFAENGGCTVFGCSAAPPEEPKLRLTGSEIAASGAPPVARGDAFSGSALPTLGLPTNTSVATPTPAVRTKTPPPPLPGVAAQPASIPLPRFGAGSVLFGSQSAAVVATAAPATPLSFEPDPDAKNRMTFIILGVLLGAFGAHNFYAGYTKKAAAQLCITVLSLGFASPMAWVWAVIDVSTIDSDEKGIKFRS from the coding sequence ATGAGCGCAGCAGTATGCCCCTATTGCCGCGCGCCCATGCTTGCGGACGAGACGAACGTATTGCTCTGCCCGGGCTGTTCCACGCCCCATCACTCCGATTGTTTCGCCGAAAATGGTGGCTGCACCGTCTTCGGTTGCAGCGCCGCTCCGCCCGAAGAGCCAAAGTTGCGCCTCACGGGAAGTGAGATCGCCGCATCTGGTGCTCCTCCCGTTGCCCGGGGGGATGCGTTTTCTGGCAGCGCTTTGCCCACGCTTGGTTTGCCCACAAATACTTCCGTCGCAACGCCAACTCCCGCGGTGCGCACCAAGACGCCTCCACCTCCGCTTCCCGGAGTTGCCGCCCAGCCTGCATCCATACCGCTGCCCCGATTCGGCGCGGGCAGTGTGCTCTTTGGTTCGCAATCCGCCGCAGTTGTAGCGACCGCTGCGCCGGCGACCCCTCTTTCATTCGAACCCGACCCCGACGCCAAAAACCGTATGACCTTCATCATTCTCGGTGTGCTTCTCGGCGCATTTGGTGCCCATAATTTTTACGCCGGCTACACCAAAAAAGCCGCGGCCCAGCTTTGCATTACAGTCCTATCGCTCGGCTTTGCCAGCCCAATGGCTTGGGTCTGGGCGGTCATCGACGTTTCAACGATTGACTCCGACGAAAAGGGAATTAAATTCAGGTCCTGA
- a CDS encoding FHA domain-containing protein translates to QKGSIFLQGWFYLGAAGLLGALLGWGLCERNFVDGVGHTWANFWMLPAIITFMCIGYGVSESAVERSARKAILRGLLALPLGVVLGFVFDLVANLIYNIALSVCAEAGVQSFRNPAVWIARGIGWAVFGLAGGTVYGIVGQSMKKAKYGIIGGLIGAGIGGMIFDPIIMAVHRASLSRAVGFALFGAATGAAMGWVESALKDRWLYVTSGPLAGKQFILYKSLTTIGSEQKSDIYLFKDPSILGQHAAIAISGSRVQIKALGTSYVMGSPITTRVLQDGDLVQIGRYAFRYKERHRS, encoded by the coding sequence CAAAAGGGCAGCATCTTTCTCCAGGGATGGTTTTATCTCGGTGCCGCCGGACTTCTCGGTGCGCTTTTGGGTTGGGGACTTTGTGAGCGCAATTTTGTCGACGGTGTAGGACATACTTGGGCCAACTTTTGGATGCTGCCCGCAATCATCACGTTCATGTGCATTGGCTACGGCGTTTCGGAAAGTGCAGTCGAGCGCTCTGCTCGCAAGGCGATCCTCCGTGGATTGCTTGCGCTGCCGTTGGGCGTCGTCCTCGGTTTCGTCTTCGATCTCGTCGCCAACCTGATCTACAACATCGCGCTCAGTGTCTGTGCCGAAGCCGGCGTCCAATCGTTCCGCAATCCCGCAGTCTGGATCGCGCGAGGCATTGGTTGGGCAGTGTTCGGCCTGGCAGGCGGCACTGTCTATGGCATCGTCGGCCAGTCCATGAAGAAAGCGAAATACGGAATCATCGGCGGGCTGATAGGCGCCGGCATCGGCGGCATGATCTTCGATCCCATCATCATGGCCGTGCATCGCGCGAGCTTGAGCCGCGCCGTCGGCTTCGCCTTGTTTGGCGCGGCCACAGGCGCCGCAATGGGCTGGGTCGAAAGCGCTCTGAAAGACCGTTGGCTCTACGTCACATCTGGCCCGCTCGCTGGCAAACAATTCATTCTGTACAAATCGCTCACTACTATCGGCAGCGAACAAAAATCCGACATTTATCTCTTCAAAGATCCCAGCATTCTCGGCCAACATGCCGCCATCGCCATCTCCGGCTCTCGGGTTCAAATCAAAGCGCTCGGTACTTCTTACGTGATGGGCAGTCCCATCACAACGCGTGTGCTCCAGGACGGCGATCTCGTACAGATTGGCCGCTACGCCTTCCGCTACAAGGAAAGGCATCGTTCATGA
- a CDS encoding DUF4339 domain-containing protein, which translates to MEYQIQRGDQTFGPYSLAELQQYVQESRVLLTDLAQSEGMADWVPVSQILGNIPIPAPAQVLAQPPQDLIPLPPNIHWVLVLIIMIISRFVGLVFILFTWVWSLVLANWARRLVNKNTAMVLVAMYPAGILAGGVTIAVGTASNTTALIVLGFVFLLAGVISYVLGIFKIRDAMEEYYNSKENIALTLSGVMTFFFSIIYLQYHINRIAKWKQTGILT; encoded by the coding sequence ATGGAATATCAAATCCAACGCGGTGATCAAACGTTCGGTCCGTACTCCCTTGCCGAACTCCAGCAGTATGTCCAGGAAAGTCGCGTCCTGCTTACGGATCTCGCGCAAAGCGAAGGAATGGCCGACTGGGTTCCCGTTTCTCAAATCCTCGGAAATATTCCTATCCCTGCGCCCGCGCAAGTTCTTGCCCAGCCGCCGCAGGACCTCATACCTCTTCCGCCCAATATTCACTGGGTTCTTGTCCTGATCATCATGATTATCAGCAGATTTGTCGGCCTCGTCTTCATCTTGTTCACTTGGGTCTGGAGTTTGGTCCTCGCCAATTGGGCCCGCCGGCTCGTCAACAAGAACACGGCCATGGTTCTCGTCGCCATGTACCCCGCTGGAATTCTCGCGGGTGGGGTTACGATCGCCGTTGGCACCGCGTCGAACACCACTGCCCTCATCGTGCTTGGCTTCGTCTTTCTTCTGGCGGGTGTGATCTCCTACGTCCTCGGCATCTTCAAAATCAGGGACGCCATGGAGGAGTATTACAACTCGAAGGAAAACATCGCGCTCACCCTCAGCGGCGTCATGACCTTCTTCTTCAGCATCATCTACCTGCAGTACCATATCAATCGGATCGCCAAATGGAAGCAAACTGGCATCCTTACCTAA